Proteins encoded in a region of the Marinobacter arenosus genome:
- a CDS encoding divergent polysaccharide deacetylase family protein — MTALPLSASETDTENTGSSVPPTIAIIIDDMGHNLQEGERLAQMDQPLTLAFLPYRRYTVPLAKLAHSRQKEIMLHAPMANTRNFELGPGGLTSDMDERRIATTLRRALQSIPYVQGVNNHMGSLLTQKLQTMDWVMQELRQYPIYFVDSRTIASSVAGDVARAYQIPSLSRDVFLDHEQTEEFVDRQFKLLIKRARENGSAIGIGHPHKVTVDYLEKHLPELDAQGVAIATISGLWAIRNGNREMFVEGEKQAIRPAYARKP; from the coding sequence TTGACTGCCCTGCCCCTGTCTGCGTCGGAAACCGACACGGAAAACACGGGCAGCTCCGTACCGCCGACCATCGCCATCATCATCGATGACATGGGGCACAATCTTCAGGAAGGCGAGCGCCTGGCTCAGATGGACCAGCCCCTGACCCTGGCGTTCCTGCCGTACCGGCGCTACACGGTTCCGCTGGCCAAACTGGCTCACAGCCGGCAAAAGGAGATTATGCTGCATGCGCCGATGGCCAATACCCGCAATTTTGAACTCGGGCCCGGCGGGCTGACCTCCGACATGGATGAGCGGCGCATCGCCACGACGCTGCGGCGGGCATTGCAGTCCATTCCCTACGTTCAGGGCGTGAACAACCACATGGGTAGCCTGCTGACCCAGAAGCTCCAGACCATGGACTGGGTGATGCAGGAGTTGCGGCAGTATCCGATCTATTTTGTGGATAGCCGAACCATCGCCTCATCCGTAGCAGGCGATGTGGCCCGCGCCTACCAGATCCCCAGCCTGAGCCGTGACGTTTTTCTCGACCATGAACAGACCGAGGAGTTTGTCGACCGGCAGTTCAAGCTGCTGATCAAGCGCGCGCGGGAAAACGGCAGCGCCATCGGCATCGGGCATCCGCACAAGGTGACCGTGGATTACCTGGAGAAGCATCTGCCGGAGCTGGACGCCCAGGGCGTGGCCATCGCGACCATCAGTGGGCTCTGGGCCATCCGCAACGGCAACCGGGAAATGTTCGTGGAAGGGGAAAAGCAGGCCATACGACCTGCCTACGCCAGGAAACCCTAG